A portion of the Corynebacterium ammoniagenes DSM 20306 genome contains these proteins:
- the nusB gene encoding transcription antitermination factor NusB, with the protein MPKLRRHGARYRARRRAADIMYEAENRDMDPVAIVEDRIKLAREDEHGVAPIAEYTKVLVTGVAEELDTIDSTIERYLAEDWELYRIPAVDRAIMRVAVWELLYNSEEIDLATAVSEGVELASEYSTDAAAPYINAVLDDVAHSRSEDNPMNVEAEAEELAEADEPADADELDPIDSGFEETPEEPEEPAVSEEPREADSENSVAPEGSEEPGESEVPETPETPETPGTPQAGTESNSQQ; encoded by the coding sequence GTGCCCAAGCTGCGCCGTCATGGTGCACGGTACCGGGCACGCCGCCGGGCGGCCGACATCATGTACGAAGCGGAAAACCGCGACATGGACCCGGTGGCTATCGTGGAAGACCGCATTAAGCTGGCGCGCGAAGATGAACACGGCGTGGCTCCTATCGCCGAATACACCAAGGTGCTCGTCACCGGGGTAGCAGAAGAGCTGGACACCATCGATAGCACCATCGAGCGCTATTTGGCCGAAGATTGGGAGCTGTACCGAATCCCCGCCGTTGACCGCGCCATTATGCGCGTGGCGGTGTGGGAATTGCTGTACAACTCCGAGGAAATCGATTTGGCAACCGCAGTGTCTGAAGGCGTGGAGCTCGCTAGCGAATACTCCACCGATGCCGCAGCGCCGTATATCAACGCTGTACTTGATGACGTCGCGCATTCCCGTTCCGAGGACAACCCCATGAACGTGGAAGCAGAAGCTGAGGAGCTGGCGGAAGCCGATGAGCCAGCTGACGCAGATGAGCTCGATCCCATCGACTCAGGTTTCGAGGAGACGCCGGAGGAACCGGAGGAACCGGCAGTTTCAGAGGAGCCACGAGAAGCTGATTCCGAGAACTCAGTTGCTCCTGAAGGCTCCGAGGAGCCGGGGGAGTCCGAGGTTCCCGAGACCCCTGAAACTCCTGAGACACCTGGAACGCCACAGGCTGGCACTGAGAGTAACTCTCAGCAGTAG
- a CDS encoding PPK2 family polyphosphate kinase gives MSKFKVKDALKLRVDKPFDFTDYDPASTPGFTGDKKDLKKQAKRFDDELSELQELLFANGRALGPDAPAILVILQGMDTSGKGGAVKSVFSVFDPQGTTTVGFGKPTEEELEHDFLWRIRNHDPRPGQIVAFDRSHYEDVVTQRVHGWVDEKEINRRFDAIRTYEKELADRGVRIVKAFLHISKDFQVENLLERVDDPKKYWKYDESDVTERGFWQDYSRAYADAINRTDEDHAPWYILPSDNKKYARMALKFLILEALREMDLSWPEADFDPEVERQRILASK, from the coding sequence ATGAGCAAATTCAAAGTCAAAGATGCCCTGAAACTTCGCGTGGACAAACCCTTTGATTTCACCGACTATGATCCGGCTTCAACACCTGGGTTTACTGGCGATAAGAAAGATCTGAAAAAGCAGGCCAAGCGCTTTGATGATGAACTAAGCGAGCTTCAAGAACTGCTCTTTGCCAATGGGCGTGCACTCGGTCCTGATGCTCCAGCCATCCTGGTCATCTTGCAAGGCATGGATACCTCCGGCAAGGGCGGGGCGGTAAAATCCGTCTTCTCCGTCTTTGACCCGCAAGGTACGACCACGGTGGGGTTTGGAAAACCCACTGAAGAAGAACTCGAGCATGACTTCTTATGGCGCATCCGCAACCACGATCCGCGCCCGGGGCAAATTGTGGCCTTTGACCGCTCGCATTATGAAGACGTTGTTACCCAACGCGTGCACGGCTGGGTGGATGAGAAAGAAATTAACCGCCGCTTTGATGCGATTCGTACCTATGAGAAAGAGCTCGCCGACCGTGGGGTGCGCATCGTCAAGGCATTTTTGCATATTTCCAAAGACTTCCAGGTAGAAAATCTCTTGGAGCGCGTCGACGACCCGAAGAAGTACTGGAAATATGATGAATCTGATGTCACCGAACGTGGCTTTTGGCAGGATTACTCCCGAGCCTATGCTGACGCCATTAACCGCACGGACGAAGATCATGCGCCGTGGTACATTCTGCCTTCTGATAATAAGAAATATGCGCGCATGGCATTGAAGTTTCTGATCCTCGAGGCGTTGCGGGAGATGGACCTATCGTGGCCCGAGGCAGACTTTGATCCCGAGGTTGAGCGCCAGCGCATCCTGGCTTCGAAATAG
- a CDS encoding YbjN domain-containing protein encodes MSSEEPTIVPDTPVEDVTLARVAEIFDDKQLVYRMEDVETPDGETGSILRTGFSNAAIAMQIRDNTLVIDSLWRGAFPTTQGPQVLMLTNQWNQDNFAPTLRFFDSSAEELAVSAFRELHVGAGASRNQLDAFIMTTIDAILGSFEWIEQKHPDLVTWESDHNHD; translated from the coding sequence GTGAGCTCCGAAGAACCTACCATTGTTCCGGATACACCAGTCGAAGATGTCACTTTGGCACGAGTGGCGGAAATCTTTGACGACAAGCAGTTGGTCTACCGCATGGAAGACGTAGAAACCCCGGATGGAGAAACCGGGTCTATTCTGCGCACCGGGTTTTCCAATGCAGCCATCGCTATGCAAATCCGTGACAACACCTTAGTCATTGACTCTTTGTGGCGCGGTGCTTTTCCAACCACGCAGGGCCCCCAGGTTCTCATGCTGACTAACCAGTGGAATCAGGACAATTTCGCTCCAACGCTGCGCTTTTTCGACAGCAGCGCAGAAGAGCTCGCGGTCTCTGCATTCCGTGAGCTGCATGTTGGTGCGGGAGCCTCGCGTAACCAACTCGATGCCTTCATCATGACCACCATCGATGCCATCTTGGGTTCTTTCGAATGGATCGAACAAAAGCACCCTGACCTTGTGACTTGGGAGAGCGACCACAACCATGACTAA
- a CDS encoding class I SAM-dependent methyltransferase, producing MTQQPPQPSPEHYPSYRPPSRKQGPKFATAQHKAAAAQAFHHGAELYDEIRPSYPEFIGQLAPGLVAVDIGAGTGKLTLSLPHSVVVACDPSPDMVRVLKARGIPCWRGTGEELALANASVDAAFCAQAWHWMDAKAACEELDRVLAPGGKAVLVWNTIDVHADPWVLRLTRIMHSGDIQRPDFKPEVHAPFHLAEEYHDYWSQTLHVEQLHTLMHSRSYWLRANDTTRERMTGNLNWYLYEHMGFQPGMKVEIPYRTDAFVLSRYAG from the coding sequence ATGACACAACAACCACCCCAGCCTAGCCCAGAGCATTACCCCAGCTATCGGCCTCCCTCACGCAAACAGGGGCCGAAATTTGCCACCGCGCAACACAAGGCGGCCGCGGCGCAGGCTTTTCATCACGGCGCAGAGCTTTACGATGAAATTCGCCCGTCCTATCCTGAATTTATCGGGCAGCTCGCGCCCGGCTTGGTGGCCGTCGACATCGGCGCCGGAACAGGTAAGCTTACCCTAAGTCTGCCGCACTCCGTAGTAGTAGCCTGCGATCCCTCCCCCGATATGGTGCGCGTTTTAAAAGCTCGTGGCATTCCATGCTGGCGCGGAACCGGCGAAGAACTAGCTTTGGCCAATGCTTCCGTCGATGCTGCCTTTTGCGCCCAAGCGTGGCACTGGATGGACGCCAAAGCTGCATGTGAAGAACTAGACCGCGTTTTAGCCCCTGGCGGCAAAGCCGTGTTGGTGTGGAATACCATCGACGTGCACGCGGATCCCTGGGTGCTGCGTCTTACCCGCATCATGCACTCCGGCGATATCCAACGTCCTGATTTCAAACCAGAAGTCCACGCTCCGTTTCACCTCGCGGAGGAGTACCACGACTATTGGAGCCAAACTCTGCACGTGGAGCAATTGCACACGCTGATGCATTCTCGTTCGTATTGGTTGCGCGCCAATGACACCACTCGCGAGCGCATGACCGGCAACCTTAATTGGTACCTGTATGAGCACATGGGCTTTCAACCTGGGATGAAGGTAGAAATACCCTACCGAACGGACGCATTTGTTTTAAGCCGTTATGCTGGGTAG
- a CDS encoding ABC transporter transmembrane domain-containing protein, which produces MAALPQASDPRWLIKTLFSRKERTIPAAILMSITFICNGLSPVIVGQAIDRAIATGSLSTLWLWVVILLSTFCINAAAGWFARSLFQRAALEIGHELRMTVTDRISHPKGMAGKPRTAGELLSIASADTQRVSDAVMMTVFPVAEIVSIIYVAVMVSSVNLALGLGVLLGGPIVVMISLKSATPLRKRSAKRQSALAAASATATDVVQGLRILKGLGAVDTVRSRYHAVSDNAYQKTVDANGAQARLNAITETAGAFYVIIVGISSGLMALNGLMSVGELITVVGLTQFIITPMTMLGKNIASRWATAQASGRRIQELLLSDASFTTTQPTLPALRPGITVVTQSPPEELVNLPRERYIVAPHDSHMFEGTVLENVHPDRERALWALDVASAEDIPGGPDRQVGENGGHLSGGQRQRVALARAIAADADVLILQDPTTAVDSVTEQTIAERVAAARADKPTIVYSNAPAWQAVEVEAK; this is translated from the coding sequence GTGGCAGCGCTTCCACAGGCAAGTGATCCGCGGTGGTTAATTAAAACATTATTCTCCCGCAAGGAACGCACCATCCCTGCTGCAATTTTAATGTCCATTACTTTTATCTGTAATGGTCTATCGCCAGTAATCGTTGGGCAAGCCATCGACCGGGCAATCGCTACTGGCAGCTTATCCACATTGTGGCTGTGGGTTGTCATCCTGCTGTCTACATTTTGCATTAACGCCGCAGCCGGCTGGTTTGCTCGCTCACTATTTCAGCGAGCCGCCTTAGAAATCGGACACGAGCTGCGCATGACGGTCACTGACCGCATTTCGCACCCCAAAGGTATGGCTGGAAAGCCACGCACGGCAGGAGAGCTGCTGTCGATTGCCTCGGCAGATACCCAACGCGTCTCGGATGCCGTGATGATGACGGTGTTTCCAGTTGCAGAGATTGTGTCAATTATCTACGTTGCCGTCATGGTCTCCAGCGTTAATCTCGCTCTGGGCTTGGGAGTGCTCCTAGGTGGGCCGATCGTGGTGATGATTTCGTTGAAATCCGCCACCCCGCTGCGCAAGCGCTCGGCGAAGCGACAAAGTGCTTTGGCGGCAGCATCAGCGACCGCGACTGATGTGGTGCAAGGACTGCGCATCTTAAAAGGTCTGGGTGCGGTGGATACGGTCCGGTCGCGCTATCACGCGGTGTCGGATAATGCTTATCAGAAGACGGTGGACGCCAATGGCGCCCAGGCACGTCTGAATGCCATTACGGAAACAGCGGGTGCCTTCTACGTCATCATCGTCGGCATTAGCTCGGGGTTGATGGCGCTCAATGGCCTAATGTCGGTAGGTGAGCTCATCACCGTGGTCGGGCTGACGCAGTTCATCATCACTCCGATGACGATGTTGGGCAAAAATATCGCATCGCGCTGGGCCACTGCGCAGGCTTCCGGTCGCCGCATCCAGGAGCTTTTGCTTAGCGATGCCTCCTTCACGACCACCCAACCCACCCTTCCCGCGTTGCGGCCGGGGATAACGGTGGTGACGCAGTCACCACCGGAAGAACTCGTTAATCTGCCGCGAGAAAGATATATCGTGGCACCGCATGATTCTCATATGTTTGAAGGAACCGTGCTTGAAAATGTCCATCCGGATCGCGAGCGCGCCTTGTGGGCACTCGATGTTGCCTCCGCGGAAGATATCCCCGGTGGCCCGGACCGCCAAGTTGGGGAAAACGGTGGGCACTTATCCGGTGGGCAGCGCCAGCGCGTCGCTCTAGCGCGCGCGATTGCTGCCGATGCCGACGTGCTCATTCTTCAAGATCCCACCACCGCGGTGGACTCGGTAACAGAGCAAACCATCGCTGAGCGCGTGGCTGCAGCACGTGCTGATAAACCCACCATCGTCTATAGCAATGCACCAGCATGGCAAGCCGTCGAAGTGGAGGCGAAGTAG
- a CDS encoding ABC transporter ATP-binding protein — translation MSMRFPTATWPETRKVLARHLRQVPQARQQFFFAIVLLAIGAVANIWIPIQLGRIVDVVIDSTDASVARISVELIIAALIAASFSAWGFFVLSRLTERVIANLREDMVGTALGLPVHRVEDAGTGDLVSRSTDDVAELSKAVTETVPILANSGFAIVTTALALVTLDWQFLLVIVAATPIYIIAARRYLRVAPGRYAAERASMADRARRVLEAIRGRGTVRAFGMEESMHNRIHAASWDVVEHGYSARRTMFVLQLWMTSVEFVMLTAGLIVGFITVQSGAMTVGAVTGAMLMLIRLRGPLMGLMRVLDTIQSGYASLARIVGVVINPPQPTTPAGAPPKEGHVEVNNVSFSYGQGWAVENVSLTIEPGETVAMVGASGAGKTTVAALLAGLRVPDSGSVTIDGVEVTTLSDAERVARLAMISQDVHVFSGTLREDLSLAKANATDAEMIDVLHRVHAEWFDHLADGLDTVVGAQGVQLEPVAAQQLALARMLLLDPRVVVMDEATAEAGSQGAQALQDAAEELTRDRAALVVAHRLDQASRAEEILVMDNGRVVERGTHEQLLKSDGRYQQLWTAWMRGRE, via the coding sequence ATGAGTATGCGTTTTCCTACCGCCACGTGGCCGGAAACCCGCAAGGTTTTAGCGCGGCATCTACGTCAGGTTCCCCAAGCGCGACAGCAGTTCTTCTTCGCCATTGTCCTATTAGCCATCGGCGCTGTGGCCAATATTTGGATCCCGATTCAATTAGGACGCATCGTCGATGTTGTCATTGACTCCACCGATGCCAGCGTGGCGCGCATTAGCGTCGAGCTGATTATTGCAGCATTGATCGCCGCATCGTTTTCGGCGTGGGGCTTTTTCGTTCTCTCGCGGCTGACCGAACGAGTCATCGCCAACTTGCGCGAAGACATGGTCGGTACCGCACTGGGACTGCCTGTACACCGCGTCGAAGATGCCGGCACAGGTGATTTGGTGTCTCGTTCTACCGATGATGTCGCAGAACTATCGAAGGCAGTGACCGAAACCGTGCCTATTTTGGCTAACTCCGGTTTCGCCATCGTGACCACGGCACTAGCCCTGGTGACACTGGACTGGCAGTTCCTCTTGGTCATCGTGGCAGCGACTCCGATTTATATCATCGCCGCGCGCAGGTATCTCCGCGTAGCTCCCGGCCGTTATGCAGCCGAGCGTGCATCGATGGCCGATCGTGCCCGTCGCGTCTTGGAAGCTATTCGCGGGCGCGGCACGGTGCGCGCATTTGGCATGGAAGAGTCCATGCACAATCGCATTCACGCGGCATCGTGGGATGTCGTCGAGCACGGCTATTCTGCACGTCGCACCATGTTTGTGCTGCAATTGTGGATGACCTCCGTCGAGTTTGTCATGCTGACAGCCGGACTAATCGTTGGATTTATCACCGTGCAATCAGGAGCCATGACCGTTGGTGCGGTAACTGGTGCCATGCTCATGCTCATTCGCCTTCGTGGTCCATTGATGGGGCTGATGCGCGTGCTCGATACCATCCAATCTGGCTACGCATCGCTCGCGCGCATTGTTGGCGTGGTCATCAACCCACCGCAACCCACCACACCGGCGGGCGCCCCACCAAAAGAAGGACACGTGGAGGTTAACAACGTTTCCTTTTCCTATGGTCAAGGCTGGGCGGTAGAAAATGTATCGCTGACTATTGAGCCGGGTGAAACCGTAGCGATGGTCGGGGCATCGGGTGCCGGCAAGACCACCGTCGCAGCCCTTCTCGCAGGCCTGCGCGTGCCGGATTCGGGCAGCGTGACCATCGATGGGGTAGAAGTCACCACCTTGTCAGATGCAGAAAGAGTTGCTCGCTTAGCGATGATTTCCCAAGACGTCCATGTATTCTCCGGAACCTTGCGCGAGGATTTGAGCCTGGCTAAAGCTAATGCGACCGATGCGGAAATGATTGACGTGCTCCACCGAGTGCATGCCGAATGGTTTGACCACCTCGCCGATGGTCTTGATACCGTCGTGGGCGCGCAAGGCGTGCAATTGGAACCGGTCGCTGCGCAACAACTCGCGCTCGCCCGCATGCTTTTGCTCGATCCACGCGTGGTGGTCATGGATGAGGCCACCGCCGAGGCTGGCTCCCAAGGCGCACAGGCGCTGCAAGATGCCGCGGAAGAACTCACGAGAGACCGAGCCGCACTCGTGGTGGCGCACCGCTTGGATCAAGCCTCACGCGCGGAAGAGATCTTGGTCATGGATAACGGACGCGTTGTCGAGCGCGGAACTCATGAGCAATTGTTAAAATCGGACGGGCGTTACCAGCAGCTGTGGACAGCATGGATGCGCGGGCGGGAATAG
- a CDS encoding alpha/beta hydrolase family esterase codes for MHTINRIGRAVTKKITTLLTAVVVGTGLASCAEFPSRGETSSLSEEGSANMDSHPTTEADTKDLGLPTSAPLVGPEPGKSSIINLASGRKFILHMPASYQPGKKWPVVLAFHGWKETAGMMEGYTEMDAAEAIMVYPYGKDGAWAPAPYAKTTGTEDIQFARDIVDSLRATYAVDDDRIFATGMSNGGGFAAYLGCQMPDVFTSVATVSAAYYKPIHESCKDEPVGRLDMHGTLDPVVGYYGGTRHKEPYESVPDVVTLDAKRNRCEGELTTERLANNALLIQWELCEDPVQHIRIGGGRHVWPGGTYDNASEVGKGFATDKVLDFFAIPGRPADMEEAHTVETGTLDENEFSQK; via the coding sequence GTGCACACAATCAACCGTATCGGGCGTGCTGTAACCAAAAAGATCACAACTCTCCTCACTGCGGTTGTCGTGGGCACAGGGCTGGCGTCCTGCGCAGAATTTCCTTCGCGTGGAGAGACGTCCTCTTTGTCGGAGGAAGGCTCGGCGAATATGGACAGCCACCCGACCACCGAAGCAGATACCAAAGACTTAGGACTTCCCACCTCAGCGCCCTTGGTCGGGCCCGAGCCCGGGAAGTCATCGATTATTAATCTTGCCTCCGGCCGGAAGTTTATTTTGCACATGCCCGCCAGCTATCAGCCGGGCAAAAAGTGGCCGGTCGTGCTCGCGTTTCACGGCTGGAAGGAAACAGCCGGCATGATGGAAGGCTATACCGAAATGGATGCCGCGGAGGCCATCATGGTCTACCCCTATGGGAAAGATGGGGCGTGGGCACCGGCCCCGTATGCCAAGACCACTGGAACAGAAGATATCCAGTTTGCGCGCGACATAGTGGATTCTTTGCGTGCGACCTACGCCGTCGATGATGACCGGATTTTCGCCACCGGCATGTCCAACGGTGGCGGCTTCGCAGCTTATCTCGGCTGCCAGATGCCCGATGTATTTACCTCCGTGGCGACGGTCTCGGCAGCGTACTACAAACCGATCCACGAGTCGTGCAAGGACGAGCCCGTGGGCCGTTTAGATATGCATGGCACCCTGGATCCTGTTGTTGGCTATTACGGCGGTACGCGACACAAGGAACCTTACGAGTCAGTTCCCGACGTAGTCACCTTGGATGCCAAACGCAACCGTTGTGAAGGTGAGCTAACTACGGAACGTCTGGCCAATAATGCGCTGTTGATTCAGTGGGAGCTGTGTGAAGATCCTGTTCAGCACATCCGCATTGGCGGCGGCCGCCACGTGTGGCCAGGTGGTACCTACGATAATGCCAGCGAAGTGGGCAAAGGTTTTGCCACCGATAAAGTTCTCGACTTTTTCGCCATTCCGGGACGCCCAGCGGATATGGAAGAAGCTCATACGGTAGAAACCGGAACCCTGGATGAAAACGAGTTCAGCCAAAAATAG
- a CDS encoding site-specific DNA-methyltransferase, giving the protein MTSSFGLQWPGKQEALDQASSPSRAQVSPVVGNALYAGDNLDVLKSLREITPASVDVIYIDPPYNTGRDFLYRDNYRNRREHKSTDHGQWHAQWLSMMAPRLQLAWELLAPTGHIFISIGEDEVAQLRMLTDELFGQSNFANQFIWKKGGTGKNDSRFAVAEHEYVVAYARSAESPGFNIDPQGYTTTKYNFRDDHGAYSLVRLDSKTLGYLPSLDFAIHDEQGKEYWPHQPAGQSQVARWRWSRDKVAENYDDLVFRRGFVYTKNYQKQGARPRSILDGARFGVTRSGRRDAEAALGIPGIFDFPKPVQLIKYLVGIGGPDNARVLDFFAGSGTTAQAVAELNAADGGTRTVQLIQLPEPTAPRSAAFQAGYTTIADICWARIQAAGLDAQRVDVPAGELDK; this is encoded by the coding sequence GTGACATCTAGCTTTGGACTTCAGTGGCCTGGCAAACAAGAAGCCTTAGACCAAGCGTCTTCTCCTAGCCGCGCACAGGTATCTCCAGTCGTGGGCAATGCGCTCTATGCCGGGGATAACTTGGATGTGCTGAAGTCCCTGCGTGAGATAACCCCAGCAAGCGTGGATGTCATCTACATCGACCCGCCCTATAACACTGGCCGGGATTTCCTGTACCGGGACAACTACCGCAATCGCCGTGAACATAAGTCCACCGACCACGGGCAGTGGCATGCGCAGTGGCTGTCGATGATGGCGCCCCGGTTGCAATTGGCGTGGGAATTATTGGCGCCCACCGGGCATATTTTTATCTCCATTGGCGAAGATGAGGTAGCTCAGCTTCGAATGCTGACCGATGAACTTTTCGGGCAATCTAATTTTGCCAATCAGTTCATTTGGAAAAAGGGCGGTACCGGTAAGAACGATTCGCGTTTTGCCGTCGCTGAGCATGAATATGTCGTAGCGTATGCCCGCTCCGCCGAGTCCCCGGGCTTTAATATCGACCCGCAAGGGTATACCACAACCAAGTACAACTTCCGCGATGACCATGGGGCTTATTCTCTGGTGCGGCTTGATTCCAAGACCTTGGGCTATTTGCCGTCGCTCGACTTCGCTATCCATGATGAGCAGGGCAAGGAGTACTGGCCGCACCAACCTGCCGGGCAATCCCAGGTGGCGCGCTGGCGGTGGAGCCGGGACAAGGTCGCGGAAAATTATGATGACCTCGTTTTTCGCCGCGGCTTTGTGTATACGAAAAATTATCAGAAACAAGGTGCTCGCCCGCGCAGCATTCTCGACGGAGCACGCTTTGGGGTCACGCGTTCAGGCCGTCGCGATGCCGAGGCAGCCCTGGGGATCCCGGGTATCTTTGATTTTCCCAAGCCCGTGCAATTAATTAAGTACCTCGTGGGCATTGGTGGGCCGGACAATGCTCGGGTGTTGGATTTCTTTGCGGGCTCAGGCACAACCGCGCAAGCCGTGGCAGAGCTCAATGCTGCCGATGGCGGCACCCGCACCGTGCAATTAATCCAGTTGCCGGAGCCCACCGCGCCTCGCAGCGCGGCCTTTCAGGCGGGTTATACAACAATTGCGGATATTTGCTGGGCGCGCATTCAGGCTGCGGGTCTAGATGCACAGCGAGTTGACGTTCCAGCTGGCGAGTTAGACAAGTAA
- a CDS encoding septum formation initiator yields MTQSVNQQHHPNAVNTNWVISLFGTAVGAGILFLPINAGGFGFWPLLIATALIGPMTFLSHRALSRMMSASPTAGADITGVVTNYFGERAGTVISVLYFFAIYPIVLIYGVSITNTVDSFIVNQLGGPEIPRWLLSLLLVGGMTLVFAFGQRLMLIVTQIIVYPLILFLAAVSFYLVPQWDFESFYMAEGTSSGLWAVVMILPVLVFSFNHSPAISQFSLAMQRTWGRDAEKNASKVLGITAVLLTVFTMFFVWSCALAIGGDGLAEAREQNIPVMSYIANTTGVPVMALLSPIVAILAIVSSYFGHALGAAEGARFIVKKLAPGVTSKMSAATITMVVNAFIFLTAWLAAIANPSILSLIESIGGPFIAMILYIMPMYAMYKIPALARFRNRWTTIFVVVTGIATISAAIVGLFL; encoded by the coding sequence ATGACGCAATCCGTGAACCAGCAGCACCATCCGAATGCCGTCAATACCAACTGGGTGATATCCCTCTTTGGCACCGCCGTGGGCGCCGGCATCCTCTTTTTGCCCATTAACGCCGGCGGGTTCGGCTTTTGGCCACTGTTGATAGCCACTGCCCTCATCGGTCCCATGACTTTCTTGTCGCACCGAGCGCTGTCACGGATGATGTCGGCTTCTCCGACAGCGGGCGCTGATATCACCGGGGTTGTCACCAACTACTTTGGGGAGCGCGCCGGCACGGTTATCTCAGTGTTGTATTTCTTCGCGATCTATCCAATTGTGCTCATCTACGGTGTCTCGATCACCAACACCGTCGATAGTTTCATCGTCAATCAGCTCGGCGGGCCGGAAATCCCCCGCTGGCTACTGTCCCTGCTGCTGGTTGGTGGCATGACGCTGGTATTCGCATTTGGGCAGCGACTGATGCTCATTGTCACCCAAATCATCGTCTACCCGCTTATCCTCTTCCTCGCGGCCGTATCTTTCTACCTGGTGCCACAGTGGGATTTTGAAAGCTTCTACATGGCCGAAGGCACCTCGTCCGGGCTGTGGGCAGTGGTCATGATCTTGCCGGTGCTGGTCTTTTCCTTCAACCACTCGCCGGCCATTTCCCAATTCTCGCTCGCCATGCAGCGCACGTGGGGACGGGATGCCGAAAAGAATGCCTCCAAGGTTTTAGGCATCACCGCTGTCTTGCTCACGGTCTTTACCATGTTCTTTGTCTGGTCTTGTGCCTTAGCAATCGGCGGCGACGGGCTGGCCGAGGCGCGTGAGCAAAACATCCCCGTCATGTCCTATATCGCCAATACCACCGGCGTGCCGGTGATGGCCTTGCTTTCTCCCATCGTGGCTATCTTGGCCATCGTGTCCTCCTATTTTGGCCATGCGTTGGGTGCCGCGGAAGGTGCGCGCTTCATCGTCAAAAAGCTTGCTCCCGGCGTAACGTCGAAGATGTCGGCGGCAACCATCACCATGGTCGTCAATGCTTTCATCTTTTTAACTGCCTGGCTCGCCGCGATTGCTAACCCGTCGATTTTGTCCCTGATCGAGTCCATCGGCGGGCCATTTATTGCTATGATTTTGTACATTATGCCGATGTACGCGATGTATAAAATCCCTGCGCTTGCGCGTTTCCGCAACCGCTGGACCACCATTTTCGTCGTGGTCACCGGTATTGCCACCATTTCCGCAGCAATCGTAGGACTATTTTTGTGA
- a CDS encoding Rv0909 family putative TA system antitoxin, with protein MGIFDKAKDKASEAAQDGKLDEHLDKAEGVAKDKVGEEHADKVDTARDKLDDALGSNQEDNDQR; from the coding sequence ATGGGTATTTTTGATAAGGCAAAGGACAAGGCATCCGAGGCTGCACAGGACGGCAAGCTCGACGAGCACTTGGACAAGGCAGAAGGCGTCGCTAAGGACAAGGTTGGCGAAGAGCACGCCGACAAGGTCGACACCGCGCGCGATAAGCTTGACGATGCCCTGGGCTCCAACCAGGAAGACAACGACCAGCGCTAA